The Oncorhynchus nerka isolate Pitt River linkage group LG13, Oner_Uvic_2.0, whole genome shotgun sequence sequence GTAAACCCCCCCTGGGCAGCTTCATGTAAAGGCGCTGCTGATGTGGAAAAAGGGGTCGTCATATATTTGATTGATTCGTTGCAGGAGAGGGTCACCACCCTGCGAGCCACGCAGCAACAGTACGGAGGCGTCGGCAGCGATGGTGGTGGACAGTACAGAGCTGATCAATATGGTAGTAGTGACCGGTATGGTACTGGAGGGTACGGGGACCAGTACAACCAATATGGTCAGTACACACAATCTGGACCGGACTCGCAGATTCAACAAGGTCACATGGTGAGCCCGTCCGTGCCATCCCAGCCAGGTAGCCAGCCATCGTCCACCTCTGGATCCATGTTGCAGGGCCCTCGACCAGGGCAGCAAGGCCCCTCAAACGCCCAACGCATGGGAACCCCCACAGGAGAACCACACCAAGGGCCTCAGGCAGAGCAGTACAACCTGTCTGGACCTCCAGGGAGAGGGGCGGGCCCAGGAGGGAGAGGGGCGGGCCCAGCAGGGAGAGGGGCGGGCCCAGGAGGGAGAGGGGCGGGCCCAGGAGGGAGAGGGGCGGGCCCAGGAGGGAGAGGGGCGGCCAGATCACCAGTTCCACCACCAGGACAGCCTCCACACTACCAAAGCCCCAGAGGACCAAGGTAACTTGTGTACTCATGGCATAATGATATTGAAACGGTGTGATTGTGTTTCACTTGGGGGCTAACCTCTTGACCAGAGAGATGTTGTTTGTACCTGAACATGACAATCTGGAGGTTAAATTAATAAATGAAAATAATTGTGGCTTTGGACAATAgttataaaaacaaaaaaacgtTGCAATTTCCAAAAACAGGCTGTTGACAGACATTCATGTGATTTTTCTTTTCGAGGTTTGATGGTCCGAGAGGGAACGGCCCGCTGTTTGACCAGCAGCAGAGGTTTAATGCTCCACCAGGCCCCAGGTTCAACGAGCAGCGCCAGAGGTTTGACCAGCCTGGCCCCAGAGGACCAGGGCCTCGCTTTGGGCAGCAGGGGTCCCGGTTCGACCAGCCCCCCCCGAGACAAAACCCCCCTGGCTGCTTTGAAAGACCACCTGGTCCCCCAGTTCCCCATATAGGCCCACAGCCTAAACCAGACACTAGTAAAGACACACAACCACCACAGGGTAAGACTGAGACGCCAGCGGTCTCCAAGCCTCCTGGTAATAAACCTACCGGGCCAGCGAAACCAGGAGCAGAACCGGAGGATATGTCAGAGGACATGGTGGACTCACTGGATGGCTTCTTCGTCCAAAATGACCCCATCCCTCAGACGAAGGCAGAAGCtgacgctgctgctgctgctgctagtaaGGGATCCACCGTCAACATGGAGAAGGTGAGCCCTACTGGTCCTGCCGGTACCAAGCCCCAAGTGTCCACCGACACCTCTGTGTCCCCGAAAACCGCTTCCCCCGCTAAGACCGCTTTCAAACCAGGTGGACCGGATGGGCCATTGAAGAATAATGTCAATAACAACAACAGGCCTCAGGGACCACCGGGGTCGAAGCCTCACGGACCGGAGCCTTCGAAGACAGACCCAATGACCAACCAACCTCCTGGTCCTCCAGGGCCCATTGGACGTGGCCAGCCGCTAGGGCCTGTCCGAGGAAGAGGGGAGgcggatggagggatgaggggaggtagaggacgaggggagatggatggagggatgaggggaggtagaggacgaGGGGAGgcggatggagggatgaggggaggtagaggacgaGGGGAGgcggatggagggatgaggggaggtagaggacgaGGGGAGgcggatggagggatgagggggggTAGAGGACGAGGGGAgtttgatggagggatgaggggaggtagaggacggGGGGAGTTTGttggagggatgaggggaggtagaggacgaGGGGAgttggatggagggatgagggggcGAGGAGGAAGGGGTGGTCTGAGGGGACGTGGAGGACAACAGCCCGGTATCCCAGACTTCAGTCCCAACACTGTCCCCCTGGCAGGTGGGAGGACGGAGGACGACATGGAGGGGGTTCCTTACGACTACAGACCTCCACATGAAGAGATGAGATCACAACACGGAGGACCAGAGGAGGACTGGCAGCAGGACCCTTCACTGGAGAAACCTGGAGGTCCTCCTCTGCCTGAAGAGGAGATGTGGGTCCCTGAAGAGCACTACTACTCTCCAGAGGACTACTACGAAGACCCAGGGAGAGGAGGTCCCCctatggggagaggagagcctcTAGACGGGCACCACTGGGAGGAAGCAGACCCCCCACCTCCAGAGTactggggagaggaaggagatccCTACTGGATGGACCGGAGGCCCCCTCCTCATGGCATGAGAGGAGGCCCCCGAGCCCCCTTCCATCCTGGGCGTAGTCGACCTCCACGCGGCCGACCCGGCTTCATGCACCAGGGGGGTCCCAGacgcccccttcctcctcctcgcgGAGCCATGGACACCCATGACCCTCTAGGATCCCCCATGGGGCCTCACGATGACATGGACCCTCTGGGACCCCCGCTGCATCGGGACTACAACCCCAGAGGGCCGCCCATGCACCACGATatgatggagcgagacatgaggGGGCGACCTCCTCCACCTAGAGAGATGATAGACAGAGATCTGATGGGGCCTGGTGATCATCCTCCACATCACGACACGGATAGGGTCCTTGGATGGCCCCCGGGCCCAGGACGACCCCCCAACCGCGGCAGAGTCGGGCCAAGAGGTCCGCCTCCCCTTGAGATGATGATGGAGCGAGGGGGGATGAGGAGGCGTCCGATGGGCCCTCGGGGAGCCCCGATGGGCAGGGCCCGGGGCATGATGCAGCAGCCACACGAGGAGATGGAGGGGTACCCCCATGACGGGTACGGGGAGGAGTTTGGTGGTCCTGATGATGACAGGTATGGAAGACCGCTACCACCGCGTGACTGGCCGAAGCGCCCGCCACATGATTACGACCGCGAGGAGGAGTATTATCCCCATGAGCCTCCTCGTGGTGGGgagtgggacagggagagaggaggaccacTACCAGAGAGAGACTATCCTCCCTACCCTCCCCCAGACCGCTTCAGAGAGGACGAGTGGACTGATGAGAGGGACCAAGACCGTCCTCCATACGCCTACGAGGGAGACAGAGACCGTCCTCCATACGCCTACGAGGGAGAAGAGCACGGAAGAGGAGGCAAGCTACAAAGTCGCGACTACCCAGACGACCCTCCTTACAGGCACAATGAACCCCCCTACTTGCCACCTCCAGAGTGGGAGAGATCAAGACCGCCCCTTCCGGAGAGAAACTACCCCTCAGATTTTGAGGAGCATAGGCCCCACTACGACGGACGAGCCGAGCCACCTAGATCAGATCTAGGTATCCCTCCACCCACCCCTTCCCAGGCCCTTGCTCCTCCCACTACTGGACCAGACAGTTCTCAGGAACCAGCCTCACAGGGAACTGGACCGGGCATACTGGCTCTGTCACAACGACAACATGAGATCATCCTGAAAGCTGCCCATGAGCTGAAGCTTATCAGGTaaatttagagacatcaggattGGGTTCAATTCGGGAAGTACCattccaattctcttcaatgcttttcaacGAGGAAAATGTGGAATTGCAATTTGGTTTACTTTTGTAATTGcttggaattgaaatggaattgaccccaaccctaagagatgtgtatgtatgtaagaTAGAAACTGTCTTGGTGAAACCTTGTCATTTTTTAATTACCACAACATATATCAAACTATATATCATACTATATATCATTACATTTggatagtattcagaccccttgacttttcccacattttgttacgttacagccttaatctaaaatggatgaaaaaaaatatttttgaaatctcatcaatctatacacaataccccgtaatgacaaagcaataacTATTTaagatatttttgcaaatgtataaaaaaaatctcctgaaataccacatttacaataattattcagaccctttactctgtactttgttgttgcacctttggcagaaattacagccttgagttttcttgggtatgacgctacaagcttggcacacctgtatttggggagtttctcccattcttccctgcagatcctctcaaactatgtcaggttggatggggagcgtcgctgcacagatattttcaggtctctccagagatgttcgatcaggttcaagtccagactctggctgggccactcagagacttgtcctgaagccactcctgcattgtcttggctgtgtgcttagggtcgttgtcctgttggtaggtgaaccttcacaccagtctgatgtcctgagctctctggagcaggttttcgtcaatGATCTCTTTacttttgctctgttcatcttaccctcaatcctgactagtctcccagttcctgccgctgaaaaacatcccaatagCATAatactgccaccactatgcttca is a genomic window containing:
- the LOC115140368 gene encoding YLP motif-containing protein 1-like, with protein sequence MYPWGTNYGGGHQPPSQQNFGAPSPQGEGFAGGFGSYGAATPAAAPGSTFNSLREQHLQQMQQLQQLHQKQLQSVLHHDRNVDANPYGGGGTAAESWQGSSGYGYGSTGAGAPSPYQDDHQTMQAGPPGPQQPPLPPQSPQSKEAQPPPPDSTLPVPTQNNGTPATKEVNKKESLASKDQAHSSGSEEEKPDFTSMSLQEQQQYWYKQHLQNLQRLKAKQGQGDGPTPRPHSAAAPPPPSEPPKNAPPPPPPKEEPPPPPPPEDKTPAPPAQDPAEVARLKQLQSAAAQWQQAQQQRAGYQYQALMRHHAQLQVILNQYQQCIQQPAQLETMSMAMQLSHYEKQQQQFGPVFGDWGRTFSQWQEQFQSYPHKDQLQDYELQWKQWQEQMNSTSAHLQERVTTLRATQQQYGGVGSDGGGQYRADQYGSSDRYGTGGYGDQYNQYGQYTQSGPDSQIQQGHMVSPSVPSQPGSQPSSTSGSMLQGPRPGQQGPSNAQRMGTPTGEPHQGPQAEQYNLSGPPGRGAGPGGRGAGPAGRGAGPGGRGAGPGGRGAGPGGRGAARSPVPPPGQPPHYQSPRGPRFDGPRGNGPLFDQQQRFNAPPGPRFNEQRQRFDQPGPRGPGPRFGQQGSRFDQPPPRQNPPGCFERPPGPPVPHIGPQPKPDTSKDTQPPQGKTETPAVSKPPGNKPTGPAKPGAEPEDMSEDMVDSLDGFFVQNDPIPQTKAEADAAAAAASKGSTVNMEKVSPTGPAGTKPQVSTDTSVSPKTASPAKTAFKPGGPDGPLKNNVNNNNRPQGPPGSKPHGPEPSKTDPMTNQPPGPPGPIGRGQPLGPVRGRGEADGGMRGGRGRGEMDGGMRGGRGRGEADGGMRGGRGRGEADGGMRGGRGRGEADGGMRGGRGRGELDGGMRGRGGRGGLRGRGGQQPGIPDFSPNTVPLAGGRTEDDMEGVPYDYRPPHEEMRSQHGGPEEDWQQDPSLEKPGGPPLPEEEMWVPEEHYYSPEDYYEDPGRGGPPMGRGEPLDGHHWEEADPPPPEYWGEEGDPYWMDRRPPPHGMRGGPRAPFHPGRSRPPRGRPGFMHQGGPRRPLPPPRGAMDTHDPLGSPMGPHDDMDPLGPPLHRDYNPRGPPMHHDMMERDMRGRPPPPREMIDRDLMGPGDHPPHHDTDRVLGWPPGPGRPPNRGRVGPRGPPPLEMMMERGGMRRRPMGPRGAPMGRARGMMQQPHEEMEGYPHDGYGEEFGGPDDDRYGRPLPPRDWPKRPPHDYDREEEYYPHEPPRGGEWDRERGGPLPERDYPPYPPPDRFREDEWTDERDQDRPPYAYEGDRDRPPYAYEGEEHGRGGKLQSRDYPDDPPYRHNEPPYLPPPEWERSRPPLPERNYPSDFEEHRPHYDGRAEPPRSDLGIPPPTPSQALAPPTTGPDSSQEPASQGTGPGILALSQRQHEIILKAAHELKLIRSVSLVLNREMQENFTEGEALSITSDPKTELHAGLLGLEIPPEVRSALQATNLISNSTAAKTVTWGDTQDTGYMSSVPPVPNAPVIPKTVDYGHGHDLGAATVERISYGERIVLRPDPLPDRERSYEKELLGPLRDPYHRDLYYDRRPLSPYMERREYSREREMYREKAPMDFERERYERERYPPRDDRQPPGHPRSGPPPPRLGYRDRDMREREGSRTSRDREDTYGRPGGYDRPPFERGPERGPERYDHGASTYGERRSYPEERGGGGPTSSHPPPPPPTAPPSRVEKKPETKNVEDLLKLPGRDTRPERIVIIMRGLPGSGKSHVAKLIRDKEVECGGAPPRVLGLDDYFMTEVEKVEKDPETGKRVKLKCLEYEYEAEMEDTYRNSMLKTFRKTLDDGFFPFIIIDAINDRVKYFDQFWSAAKTKGFEVYLAEITADNQTCAKRNAHGRKMKDIQKMSSNWESSPRHMVRLDVRSLLQDAAIEEVEMEDLNPDDEPLKEPKKEEEEEDIKGYIPQSKWEMDTSDAKLDKLDGLVMGGKRKREGDDVAGMDDFLQLPDDYATRHSEPGKKRVRWADLEEQKDAERKRDIGFVVGQTDWEKITDQSGQIAQRALNRTKYF